ctactaaaaatacaaaaatcatctgggcgtggtggcatgtgcctgtagtcccagctactcaagaggctgaggcagaagaatcgcttgaacctgggaggcagaggttgcagtgagccaagatcacaccactgcactctagcctgggcgacagagtgagactctctctcaaaaaaaaaaaaaaaaaaaaattggccaagtgtggtggcacacacctataattcaagctacttgggaggctgaggcagaattacttgaacctggatgcagaggttgcagtgagccaagatcgcaccacagcacgcgagcctgggcgacagagtgagactctatctcaaaattaaaaaaaaaaatagtggtggctcacgcctctaatcccagcagtctgggaggctgaggcgggtggatcacctgatgttagaagttcgagaccagcctggacaacatggtgaaaccccatctttagtaaaaatacaaaaatcagctgggcttggtggtgggcacctgtaatcccagctacttgggaggctgaggcaggagaatcgcttgaacccaaaaggcaatgagccgagattgtgccattgcactccagcctgggcaacaagagcaaagctccgtctcagggaaaaaaaaaaaaagagagagagagagaaaggaaaaccaaTGCCAGTACTAGCACCTCCtgttccccccaaaaaattacaaagaagaatGTAGGAAGGGAAAGGAGTTATGCAGATTACACTAATCAAGCAGAAAGGACAAACTCAATTTTGTACCCACTGAATCTGCCACAAATATTGCAGAAAATATTCTCAAGGACATTACAGTTGTCTACTTTGATTGGCACATGGTTCATACAACAGTGTTTGTGTCAAGGCACATCTTACCCTTTCTCGGTAGTCTTCCTCTGTCCATTGATTTGGTAATGACTGTTGACCTTCTTTGTCACCTTATGGACTTGAGCTCGATCTCTGGCTTCCATATATCTCCGTGAAGTAAAGGGGTCTGCCAGGCCAATTTTAATTCCCGGAAAGGAAGAAACCCTTCTCTTTGTGTGTGTACAAGTGGACCTCGGCCCTTGGTGAGGGTGAAGACAGGAGAAGGTGAGAAACCTGAGGGTAAGAAGCTATTCTTTCCCTTTCCAGGTCAAACTCATTTCCATGCTATGGGGATTCCAACAGAGCCATACCTTCTTGCCTACGGCTATTGGACCTCCAGGCTCTCCGCGGTACATCCGTGGATCTGTCATGTACATTTTGTAACTTGAAGACAATCTTGAGGAAAGACACCTaggaaataataatttaagaatgactgccaggcgcggtggctcatgcctgtaatcccagcactttgggaggccgaggtgggtggatcacagggtcaggagttcaagaccagcctggccaagatggtgaaactccatctctactaaaaatacaaaaattaggtaagcctggtggcacacgcgtgtagtcccagctactcgggaggctgaggcaggagaactgcttgaacccgggaggcagaggttgcagtgagctgagatcgcaccattgcactccagcctggtgacagagtgagactccatctcaaaaaaaaaaaaaaaaagaaaaaaaaaagacatgcatatACTTCACACAACTGAACTGTATACTTCAACAGGGTTAGATGGTAATTATCATATTATTAAGTATTTTACCACAGGTTAACATATTTCACAACTGGCAAAGAATGTAATTACCTTCAGCTCTCTGAGTTCCAGGATTTGTAACATTTCACGCCCGCTCTGGAGCATCTTTCTTCTGTCCCTGTTCTACTCAGAGTTCACTTTCCCTTCCCTGACATCACCCTCATTGAGGCTGGTTTGAACCTAATGCAAAACATTCTCACTAACAACTGAATTCCCACCAAGATTTCCATATTGTCACTGTATGATTTTAATCTTCtaagatattaaatatatgttctcATCATAGCTACGACACAATGCAAATCCCATCTCAGATGTGGGTCAGATACCTCTGAATTTCCTGAGGTAGTCATTgaaataactttctttctttctttttttt
The sequence above is a segment of the Piliocolobus tephrosceles isolate RC106 unplaced genomic scaffold, ASM277652v3 unscaffolded_29467, whole genome shotgun sequence genome. Coding sequences within it:
- the LOC113222116 gene encoding putative nuclear pore complex-interacting protein family member B2; amino-acid sequence: VSFLKIVFKLQNVHDRSTDVPRRAWRSNSRRQEGPRSTCTHTKRRVSSFPGIKIGLADPFTSRRYMEARDRAQVHKVTKKVNSHYQINGQRKTTEKG